CCGGCGACGCGGACGGAGCTCGCGCGCCGTACCGGACTGGCGAAGGCGACCGTCGGCACGATCGTCGGGGCGCTGGTCGACGGCGGCCATGTCAGCGAGGCCGACGCCGTCGCCGCGGCGCGGGGGCGTCCGGGCCGACCGCTCGTCCTGACCGGCAGCACGCTCGTCGGTCTCGGGCTCGAGGTCAACGTCGACTACGTGTCGTCGGTCGCCGTCGACCTCGGCGGCACGGTGCGCCTCGAGCGCACCGTGCCGGTCGAGGACCGCGACCCGTACGAGGTCGTGGTCGCCGCCGCACGCGAGTCCGCCGACCTCATGTCCGGCATGGGGACCCGCGTCGTCGGCGCCACGGTCGCGGTCCCGGGCCTGGTGGACCGGCAGAACGGGATCGTCGCGATGGCCCCTAACCTCGGTTGGCGCGGCCGCACCGTCGCCGACGACCTCGGTGCGGCGACGGGTCTGCCGGTCGCGGTCGAGAACGACGCGAACTGCGCCGCCCTGGCAGAGGCACGGCGCGGCGCCACCATCGGGCTCGACCAGTCCGTCTACGTCACCGGCACGGTCGGCATCGGTGCCGGGGTGATCAGCGGTGGCGCGATCGTACGAGGCACCTCCGGGTTCGCGGGGGAGGTCGGCCACATCCCGCTCGGCGACCCCGCCGCGCGGTGCGGCTGCGGCCGACGCGGGTGCTGGGAGGCGTCGGTCGGTCTGCGCGCCCTGTTGTCGGCCGTGGGGGTCGCCGAGGACGGCACCCCGCTCGAGGCGGCCGAGGCGGTCTCGCGGCGGGCCGCGTCCGACGCGAGCACGGCGGAGATCCTCGACGGCATCGGGGTGCTGCTCGGCAAGGGGGTGGCCACGATGGCGAACATCCTCAACCCCGACGCCGTCGTCCTCGGTGGCTACTTCGTCCCGCTGGCGCCGTACCTGATGCCCGCGACCGTGCGCGAAATCGAGGCGCACGTGACGTCCGCGCCGTACGCCTCGATCGACGTACGCCTCAGCACCCTCGGGCTGCGGGCGGCAGCGACGGGAGCGGCCGAGGAGGCGTTGACGCAGGTGCTCAGTGGAGCGACGGCGGTCTGACGGCGGCTCAGGCGCTGGCGCGGCTGCGGCGCTCGACGAGCCCGTCGACGGAGCGCGGCGACAGAACCTCTTCGATCACCATCGCGGCGGCACCGAGCACGGCCTCGCGCCCGCGCATCGACGAGCTGACGATCCGCAGCTGGTGCGTGGCCAGCGGGAGCGAGCGCTGGTAGACGACCTCGCGGATCCCTGCGAGCAGGTATTCGCCGGTCGCGGCGAGGGAGCCCCCGATGACGACCACCGACGGGTTGAGCAGGCTGACGCACGTCGCGAGGACGCTGCCGATCGCGCGTCCGGCCTCGCGTACGGCACGGACCGCCTCGACCTCACCCCGCTCGACGGCGTCGACCACGTCCTGGGGGGTTGCCACCCCGATGTCGAGGTCCGCGAGCTGCTTGGCGATCGCGGGACCGGCCGCCACCGCCTCGAGGCAGCCGAGGTTGCCGCACCGGCACGCCACGTCCTCGCCCTTGCCGCTGACCTGGACGTGGCCGAGGTCGCCCGCGGTCCCGAGCGCACCGCGGACCAGACGGCGGTTGGAGATGATGCCCGACCCGATGCCGGTCGCGACCTTGACGAAGAGCAGGTCGTCGGTCTCCGGCCAGTGCGCCGTGTGCTCGCCGAGCGCCATCACGTTGACGTCGTTGTCGACGAGGACGGGGACGGGGAACGACGTGCTCAGGTAGCCGGGGATGTCGAAGTCGTGCCACCCGGGCATGATCGGCGGGTTCGCGGGGCGTCCGGTGGAGTGCTCGACGGGTCCGGGGGCGCCGACGCCGATGCCGGCCAGCGACTCCGGGGTCAGGCCGTGCGCCACCAGGAGGCTCTCGCCGAGGTCGACGACGCGGTCGAGCACCGGCTGCGGTCCTTCGGTGATGTCGCTCGCGACACTCACCTCGTCGAGGATCTCGCCGGCGAGGTCGGTGAGCGCCACGGTCGCGTGGCTGGCGCCGAGGTCGACGGCGAGCACGGCGAACGAGCTGGTGTTCATCGCGAAGCGCGCGGGAGGTCGGCCGCCGGTGGAGGCTGCTTCCCCGACGGGGACGAGGAGGCCGGTCGCCAGCAGGAGGTCGAGCCGCGCCGAGACGGTCGACCGCGCGAGCGAGGTGGCCTCGGCGATCTCCGCCTTCGTCCGTGGGCGCCCGTCCCGCATCAGCTGGAACACCTCGCTGGCTGCAGTCGCCGAGCTCGCCTGCGGCACGAACGGATCCATGGGGACGAGTCTCCCACGTGAACTTCTGGAGTCAAGTCCAACATAAGTATGTCGACGTTCGTCTGACTTTTGCTTGACGATCGACATTGCCTGTGACTAGCATCACGCCCATGCCAGGCCCATTGCTCCAGCTGACGGGCATCGTCAAAGAGTTCCCCGGTGTGCGGGCGCTCGACGGTGTCGACCTCGTGGTCCGCGCCGGAGAGGTCCACTGCCTCCTCGGCCAGAACGGCGCGGGCAAGTCGACCCTGATCAAGGTCCTCGCCGGTGCCTACAACCCGGACGCAGGCGAGATCGTCATGGACGGCGAGCCCGTGACCTTCAGCGATCCGCAGGCCGCCCTCGGCGCCGGCATCGCGACGATCTACCAGGAGCTCGACCTGGTCGACGGGCTCAGCGTCACCGACAACATCTTCCTCGGCCACGAGAAGAGCCGGTTCGGCTTCGCGCGGGTCGGCGAGGCGAACCGCGCGGCACGCGAGCTGCTCAACTCCCTCGGTCACCCCGAGATCCGGCCGTCGCGCGAGACCGGCAGCCTCTCTGCCGCCGGCAAGCAGATCGTCTCGATGGCCAGGGCGCTCTCCCGCCAGGCGCAGGTGATCGTGATGGACGAGCCGTCGGCCGTGCTCGACCCCGACGAGGTCGACGGCCTGTTCCGCGTCATCGAGGATCTTCGGGCGCGCGGCAAGGCGATCATCTACATCTCGCACCGGTTGGAGGAGATCCGCCGGATCGGCGACCGGCTCACCGTGCTCAAGGACGGCCGCACCGTCGCGTCCGACCTCTCGGCGCGCGAGACACCGACCGCAGAGCTGATCTCACTGATGACCGGGCGTGAGATCTCCGCCGAGTACCCCCGCCGTACGACCCCGCTGCCCGACGTCGCTCCGCTGCTCGTGGTCGAGGGGCTGGGACGCGACGGAGAGTTCGAGGACGTCTCCTTCGAGGTGCGCCCGGGAGAGATCGTCGGGTTCGCCGGGCTCGTCGGCGCCGGCCGCAGCGAGATCGTCGAGACCGTCTACGGCGCACGGCGTGCCGACCACGGTTCCGTCACCGTAGACGGTCGCCGGCTCCGCCGCGGGTCGGTCGACTCGGCCGTCGCCGCGGGCATCGGGCTCTGTCCTGAGGAGCGCAAGTCCCAGGGCCTGGTCCTCGACGAGGCGGTCTACCGCAACATCTCGCTCGCCAGCCTGCCCCGCTTCTCGAGGATGGGGGCGACCCGCGACTCCGCGGAGCGCTCCGCCGCGGCGGAGGTGGCACGGACGGTCGACGTCCGACCGGCCGACCCGGACCGCGTCACGCGCACACTCTCGGGCGGCAACCAGCAGAAGGTCGTCCTGGCCCGTTGGTTGCTGCGATCGTGCCGCGTGCTGCTGCTCGACGAGCCGACCCGTGGCGTCGACGTCGGGGCGCGCAGCGAGATCTACGCGCTCATCCGCCGGCTCGCCGACGA
Above is a genomic segment from Mumia sp. Pv4-285 containing:
- a CDS encoding sugar ABC transporter ATP-binding protein, with translation MPGPLLQLTGIVKEFPGVRALDGVDLVVRAGEVHCLLGQNGAGKSTLIKVLAGAYNPDAGEIVMDGEPVTFSDPQAALGAGIATIYQELDLVDGLSVTDNIFLGHEKSRFGFARVGEANRAARELLNSLGHPEIRPSRETGSLSAAGKQIVSMARALSRQAQVIVMDEPSAVLDPDEVDGLFRVIEDLRARGKAIIYISHRLEEIRRIGDRLTVLKDGRTVASDLSARETPTAELISLMTGREISAEYPRRTTPLPDVAPLLVVEGLGRDGEFEDVSFEVRPGEIVGFAGLVGAGRSEIVETVYGARRADHGSVTVDGRRLRRGSVDSAVAAGIGLCPEERKSQGLVLDEAVYRNISLASLPRFSRMGATRDSAERSAAAEVARTVDVRPADPDRVTRTLSGGNQQKVVLARWLLRSCRVLLLDEPTRGVDVGARSEIYALIRRLADEGVAVVVVSSDIEEVLGLSDRAMVVADGRIVHSAPADQLDAHTVLDRVLATHETSSHDTKGDAA
- a CDS encoding ROK family protein; translated protein: MDPFVPQASSATAASEVFQLMRDGRPRTKAEIAEATSLARSTVSARLDLLLATGLLVPVGEAASTGGRPPARFAMNTSSFAVLAVDLGASHATVALTDLAGEILDEVSVASDITEGPQPVLDRVVDLGESLLVAHGLTPESLAGIGVGAPGPVEHSTGRPANPPIMPGWHDFDIPGYLSTSFPVPVLVDNDVNVMALGEHTAHWPETDDLLFVKVATGIGSGIISNRRLVRGALGTAGDLGHVQVSGKGEDVACRCGNLGCLEAVAAGPAIAKQLADLDIGVATPQDVVDAVERGEVEAVRAVREAGRAIGSVLATCVSLLNPSVVVIGGSLAATGEYLLAGIREVVYQRSLPLATHQLRIVSSSMRGREAVLGAAAMVIEEVLSPRSVDGLVERRSRASA
- a CDS encoding ROK family protein, producing the protein MTLVATEDLRRQNTATVLRSLRHDGPATRTELARRTGLAKATVGTIVGALVDGGHVSEADAVAAARGRPGRPLVLTGSTLVGLGLEVNVDYVSSVAVDLGGTVRLERTVPVEDRDPYEVVVAAARESADLMSGMGTRVVGATVAVPGLVDRQNGIVAMAPNLGWRGRTVADDLGAATGLPVAVENDANCAALAEARRGATIGLDQSVYVTGTVGIGAGVISGGAIVRGTSGFAGEVGHIPLGDPAARCGCGRRGCWEASVGLRALLSAVGVAEDGTPLEAAEAVSRRAASDASTAEILDGIGVLLGKGVATMANILNPDAVVLGGYFVPLAPYLMPATVREIEAHVTSAPYASIDVRLSTLGLRAAATGAAEEALTQVLSGATAV